The following are from one region of the Oculatellaceae cyanobacterium genome:
- a CDS encoding leucine-rich repeat domain-containing protein, with product MKLTCTTKSSISSIVNSVKYTATKLQLKVVVASALLIGVTGSMAMDSIVLTAPSYAKTVSKTKVSKAQKQVTTKKPVTTKKPVTAQSEVKFKNAKLEAVIRQRLGIGNKPLTLNVLQKVKVLNLTGLGITSLEGIQALRNLTTLWLANNQITDLKPLAGLTNLTNLALYTNKISDVQPLRGLTKLTKLRLGENQLNDVKPLFGLTNLTSLDLADNQINDVKPLAGLTKLTNLFLSSNPISGT from the coding sequence ATGAAACTTACCTGCACTACCAAAAGTTCTATATCTTCTATTGTTAATTCTGTTAAATATACTGCTACTAAATTACAATTGAAAGTTGTCGTCGCTTCAGCATTATTAATAGGTGTAACTGGAAGTATGGCGATGGATTCAATAGTACTTACTGCACCAAGCTATGCCAAAACTGTTTCTAAGACCAAAGTTAGTAAAGCCCAAAAGCAGGTAACAACTAAAAAACCAGTTACAACTAAAAAACCAGTTACGGCTCAGAGCGAAGTTAAGTTTAAGAATGCTAAGTTGGAAGCTGTGATTAGGCAGAGACTAGGTATTGGCAACAAGCCACTGACCTTAAATGTTTTGCAAAAGGTAAAAGTTTTAAATCTCACTGGGCTAGGAATAACCTCATTAGAAGGAATTCAAGCACTGCGTAATTTGACTACGCTGTGGTTGGCTAATAACCAAATCACTGACTTGAAACCACTAGCGGGTTTGACTAATCTGACTAATCTGGCATTGTATACCAACAAAATCAGTGATGTACAACCACTAAGAGGTTTGACTAAATTAACTAAGTTGCGCTTGGGTGAAAACCAACTTAACGATGTGAAACCACTCTTTGGTTTGACTAATCTGACTTCTCTGGACTTGGCTGACAACCAAATTAACGATGTGAAACCACTA